One genomic window of Mercenaria mercenaria strain notata chromosome 2, MADL_Memer_1, whole genome shotgun sequence includes the following:
- the LOC123563382 gene encoding uncharacterized protein LOC123563382: MAVQRQSFVEHVTCPICLDLLYNPRALPCMHTFCAECLNSYITSDFKTGDDQGFECPVCKNFTKPPGKGIHPRLWAYNFPVNFALNGLVDEIKTRQKRNSGTKNDGNETKGARCTSHSNRVIEFECIDHSDSFCSVCAALFHRNCKQVNFLEYKGIQMTKLAPKDRNPNESSLGVSKKHKRVIRISKSFDDEETIPKSVDPQVLMNDFDRARSIDEIRNEDETLPKVIQEIHEQSIANTRTVLSRLCVKTPEDHEHQNAVLKKTTIPPKQLALSSQEIHTQTDAILPYVENNVEESPNPAISNLNDILEEDEDIISVVIDKDVSKSHVNVINEFYIRAQCDQKCCSVTGLCALTDGKLLLADNSNGNVKLFDSNGVCKAYVKLESEPWDVTAIEQYEAAVSCPTSACIHILLICDTMTITRTINLNKRCYGITYHNGEIYIAMENEIRIITYEGKLVQKIGSESIRKKLFTLPFSTPKAVFRSAKYISLNTDQQSVVILVSDSSKVCVTSMKRQGQVLSLLRFAEEDGVPFGVSAGRGGEFWVCQDPNKLIAINSDEHGNRIKTVLELDAIQAVHFNKLSKLVWVSRRSHNFITVYKVQKDSL; encoded by the coding sequence ATGGCTGTTCAACGACAGTCATTTGTAGAGCACGTGACTTGCCCGATTTGTTTGGATTTACTTTATAATCCGCGTGCATTGCCATGTATGCATACATTCTGTGCAGAATGCCTAAACTCCTATATCACAAGTGATTTTAAAACTGGTGATGATCAAGGCTTTGAATGCCCGGTCTGCAAAAACTTCACCAAGCCGCCAGGAAAAGGAATACATCCACGTTTATGGGCATACAATTTTCCAGTTAATTTTGCACTTAATGGACTTGTGGATGAgataaaaacaagacaaaaaagaaactCCGGCACCAAAAACGACGGTAATGAAACGAAAGGTGCTAGGTGCACAAGCCATTCGAATAGAGTTATTGAGTTTGAATGCATAGATCACAGCGACTCATTTTGCAGTGTATGCGCAGCACTCTTCCATAGAAACTGCAAGCAAGTGAATTTTCTGGAATATAAAGGAATCCAAATGACTAAGCTAGCTCCGAAAGACCGAAATCCCAATGAAAGCTCACTTGGTGTTAGTAAGAAGCACAAACGCGTTATTAGGATTAGTAAAAGTTTTGATGATGAAGAAACCATTCCAAAATCAGTTGATCCTCAAGTGCTGATGAACGATTTCGATAGAGCGCGTTCGATTGATGAAATTCGGAACGAAGATGAAACTTTACCTAAAGTTATTCAAGAAATACATGAACAGTCAATAGCAAATACCCGAACTGTGTTGTCTAGGTTATGTGTTAAAACTCCGGAAGACCATGAACACCAAAATGCTGTTCTGAAAAAGACTACTATTCCCCCAAAACAACTTGCTCTTTCAAGTCAAGAAATACACACACAAACGGATGCTATACTTCCCTATGTTGAGAATAACGTGGAAGAATCACCAAACCCAGCAATAAGCAATTTGAACGACATCTTAGAAGAAGACGAAGACATAATTTCTGTCGTCATAGATAAGGACGTCTCCAAGTCACACGTTAACGTAATAAACGAATTCTATATACGTGCTCAATGTGATCAAAAATGTTGTTCTGTGACAGGACTTTGCGCTCTAACAGATGGAAAACTGCTTCTAGCTGACAATTCTAACGGAAACGTCAAATTGTTTGACAGTAACGGAGTATGTAAAGCTTACGTTAAGCTCGAGTCAGAGCCTTGGGATGTTACAGCCATCGAGCAATATGAAGCAGCCGTCAGCTGTCCTACATCCGCGTGTATACATATCTTGCTCATTTGTGATACCATGACCATAACTAGAACAATAAACCTAAACAAAAGATGCTATGGGATTACTTACCACAACGGTGAGATATACATCGCAATGGAGAACGAAATACGTATTATTACCTACGAAGGAAAATTAGTACAGAAAATTGGTTCCGAGTCCATAAGAAAGAAACTTTTTACATTACCGTTTTCAACTCCAAAAGCTGTGTTCAGGTCTGCAAAGTACATAAGCTTAAATACTGATCAACAAAGTGTAGTCATTTTGGTTTCCGATTCCTCAAAAGTTTGCGTTACATCTATGAAGAGACAGGGCCAAGTTTTATCTCTACTTAGATTTGCCGAGGAGGACGGTGTACCATTTGGAGTATCTGCTGGTAGAGGGGGCGAATTCTGGGTTTGCCAAGATCCGAACAAACTAATTGCCATAAATTCGGATGAACATGGAAATCGTATAAAAACTGTTCTTGAACTGGACGCCATACAAGCTGTACACTTTAATAAGCTTTCAAAGCTAGTTTGGGTTTCACGTAGATCACATAATTTCATCACAGTTTACAAAGTTCAAAAAGATTCTTTATAA